The DNA sequence GCCTCCACTGAGTCACTCCTTCGGCGGATCATCGCCTCtcttcagcaggagtttgctatGAAGGATCTGGGTACACTACATCACTTCCTCGGGGTTACTGTTGAGCCTCACCCTGCTGGATTACTCCTTCACCAGCGGCAGTACACTCTTGATATCCTGGAGAGAGCTGGGATGACTGACTGCAAGCCCTGCTCCACTCCTGTTGACACCCAGGGCAAGATCTCGGAGGCTGAGGGTATACCAGTGACAGATCCCACTGCATATCGGAGTCTTGCCGGGGCACTTCAGTACCTCACCTTCACCCGGCCTGATATCACGTATGCAGTTCAGCAGATCTGCCTCCATATGCATGATCCTAGGGAGCCACACCTCACCGCTCTCAAACGGATCCTACGGTACCTCCGCGGCACAGTCGACTTTGGTCTTCTCCTTCACCGACGGTCGtcttccaccgagctcgtcgtctacaccgacgccgactgggccgggtgcccggacacccgccgctccacctccggctacgccgtcttcttaggcggcaacctggtgtcttggtcgtccaagcgccagccggtcgtctcccgctccagtgccgaggcggagtaccgTGCTGTCGCCAACGGCGTGGCTGAGGCTTCCTGGCTCCGGCAGCTCCTCACCGAGCTCCACAGCCCTCTCTCCCGGAGCGCGCtggtctactgcgacaacgtcagtgcggtgtacctttccaccaaccctgtgcagcaccagaggaccaagcatgtggagatcgatctacacttcgtccgggaccgggtcgctgtcggcgatgttcgggtcctccacgtcccgaccacctcccagttcgccgacatcttcaccaagggtctcccgtcctcaaccttcaccgagttccgctccagcctcaacatcaccagtGGCTAGTTGTGTCTGTGGGGGGGCTCGTGTGTTGTACCTCTTTTCTTTCGTGTCCAGTCTGCGAACTCCGCTGCGACGGTAGTTCAGACTGCGGGGGGATGTTAGAGTATATGAgtattaggcccatgaggctaggcccatgaggcccatgtatccctAACTATATGGCCACCCTGGTTAGGGTAAGCCCAATTATGAAAAAACAGACATTCTAACAGGGACTCAACGGCTTTGTCATTGATGCTGTTGTTGACACATTAGTGTTCTGTAGAAAGTAAAGCGAAGAATGAGAAAGAAAAAAACCTTGGCTTGCTGCAAAGGAGACACATATACATTATGAGATGCTGAAACTTTCTTCGGGGACAGATCTGGTAAATTTGGGAGAGGAGATGGCTTGGGTGATCCAGGAATTTGGCCTAAGCAAGAGTAATGGTATCATTGACACATAGGAAAAGAAATAACAGTTCAAACTGAGAAGTGGGTATAGCATATACCACTAGCATTCTTCTTGTCTTCTGGACGAGTACCGGATGATATTAGTGACACCAAGAAAGACTTGGCTGCTGGAACAAACACCTCGTTGTAAAAAGTAATAATATCAACATGGCGTGATACTAATACCTGTTGATAGCAAATAACTTTCAGAAAAAGAAGCAATAAGGAGCACCCGAAGAATGAAAACTGTCAGAATAAAGGTGCAATATAGAAGCCAAGGTACATACATCATTACGATTCCTACTCCCAATATAGACATTTGAAAAAACTTCTGGTTTGCATTGTGCTTCCTTTCTGTAATTGTTGAGTAACTCCTTGAATGAGGGTTCTAATTTACAAACCTGTCACAGAAGGCATGGTCAGCcagccaagataaaaggaaagTAATTGCAGGAAGCTCATTAAATAGTGTAAATGATACCTTTGCAACACCATAAAGACAGCAAAGGATAAGTTGATCGATGTGCCTATTAAAAAATAATGTTGTCTGTTGATCAAGAATCTGATTGAAGACATTATAGACACGCTCTGTCAGTTCCACATGTTGAAGTCTTTCGCACAAGTTTCTTATTCTAACAGCAGCCAACTTCAGAATCTGAAGAAATTACAGGTCAAAATCAAAACTTTAGGAAAGAAGATAAATCACAGAAGTGAAGTTCTGATTATGAAAAGATCCATACTTTGGAAAAGAATATCTTAATCGTCACATCAGCACATTTTTCATTCCCACCAACAGGATTACTGACAGTTGGACTGCAAAGTAGACAAATGGTAAAAAAATACTTCTGTTTCGTTAACAGAAAAGTAGAATGCGTAAATACAGTACAACTGAAACAGGTGATTAAACCTTTCAAATGTGGACTGGAGTGGATGGCATTTTGCTTTCAAACTAGTCGACACCATGTGACTTTGCTTGGGTGGAGGTGTCTGCAAATTGTGCTCTACCACTGTGTTCCTAGATTCATTGCACGATCTCTTTGGTGATCGAGGATCAGCGTTGTCATCTGCAAGAAACAAGTGTTGAATAAAATAGAGAGAAGAGCCAAAAGCCTAAAAAGAACGaagaggagtaccaaatagaaaTATAGAATTACTTGTTTAAAAAACATTGCAGTTTAATCTTTAAGGTTATTGAACCTTCAAATTTTTAGACGGTATCCAATTAGAAATGcaccatatttttataaactccTTGTTCAAAAAGTCACTTCTACAAAACTATTACACAATTGATATAAAGGAAAATAGATCCTGGACCGCAACTTGAGTTCATGTTACCTTCTGCACTAATAAGTGACAAGGACCATACTTTACACTAATATACATTGTACATTTACTAAGAATACATTGTACACTTGTACTGCTACAAACAAACAAATTCAGGGTGAAGTTTCATTGGTGCACAATGTTTCACATTATTAAGGCTGACTTTCATCTTTCCTGACCATAATTTTCAACCACATTACCCTTTACTTTTTTTTGCCTTTCAGCAATAAAGCTAATCTTAACCTTCAGGACACAATGCTAATACTGAACCAATATTTCATTCAAGCTTCTGATGATAAAATGGCAGTGACAACAATTATAGTTACTAAAGCACTGAATATAATGACTGCTACTTATAGACTAAATGTGAAAAATCAAACTAAGGCTGAGTAGCAAATTACCTGGACCAGCAGCACGTTTTTTAGATGGTGTAGCAGGCAAGCCCTCAACATGAATATTCTGCCTTGCCACTAAGTCATCAAGAGATGGCATTGGTTCAGCCAAAAGACCAAGGCGCTTTATTTCTGAAGTAACAGATGGCCTAGCAACAATCAGTGAGTTATACAATGAAGAACCTTTCTCCCATACCATACTTTCCAAAAGTTGTTGTTCTAAGGAATTTAGGTGCCTTTTCAATTGTCTTGGGAGGGTCTCTTCATGTCTTACAAAGTTCTCAATTATTTTGCTCAAATCAAATGCAGTTAGCCCTGTACTGTCAAGAACAGCAGGAAACATCATGAAGACTGGCTTATGTGTCGCCAATACTAGCTCCGCTGAACATGCAATCAAACATCGGTGAAAACGCTCATTTGACAGCAATGGAGTTAGATTATTTACATTGTTGTTTTGTAACTCAGCTCTGCAAATTGCCTCTAATACCCTATAGTACAACTTGGAAGCCTCCATTTTTCTTGCTTCTGCCCATGGAATATCAAAGGCATTTGCACAACTGATGCCTAATGAGCCACCCCGATCAGCAGAAGACTTGGTTGGAAAAATTGCTTCCAAAACTATGCTTACCCTTTCTGTGACAGCATTTGTCAAATCCCTATCACATGATGACAGCAACTGCTGAAGCTTAGATGAAGGCTTCTCTGGCAATGAAGATATCACCTCACGAAGCCACTTAGCTGTCGTCATGGCAGAAGTTACTGGTGTCATTTGCAGAATCTTGACTGAACCACCAGTGGCAGGTGACAAAGGGGAACTAGGAACAGTCAGCATGTTCTTTATTGTCTTTGTGGGAGATGCCAATATTTCAAAGACACGCTGCAAAAGAAGAAAATGAATCAATTGATACAATCTACAAAAAGAAATTCAACCTACTGAAATTTACAAACCATTCTGGATACCTTTGAATGTCCTAAATTGGTGGAATCCCCAGGCGAGTTCTCAGCACAGGGGATATAATCATTATTGATCAAAATTGATTTATAATCAAGCTCCCCTTCACAGCTATTTGGATTGCATAGTTTCTCCATTTTTTCCAGATTTGACTGGAAACACTCAGTATCAATGAGACCTTTGAAATACATCAGGCCATCTGCAACAGAACATTGACATAACAATTCAGCTAATTCAAGTATGCGGCATAACCAGAACTAGGTTTGCATGCACAAACATGTGAGGAAAGGTCCCATGCCTGTGTCTATCTTATCCAAATTTTCTGTTTTGCCCTCTGATGCACTTAGTGCTTTCGTGCCGAAAATGTCTTCTATTGCCTTATGAGACTTGTCCATCATTTCTTTCACACATTCTTCAGAGGCATGATAATTATGGCATAACGAAGCAATAAGATCCATGCCTTTCTCATTTTGTTTGACTGAATTCAAGCAAACCAAAAAAACATAACTATGGGCCATATGCTGAATGAACAAATTGAACAAATTAAAAAATAGATTCAGAAGGAACAATTACTTAAGTGAGAAGAGCCATCAATCATGAATCTCCTAAATTTAGCTGGTACGTGGATCAAAAGTATGGCCTGCATTGCAGTAAGCAGTTTTGTGATCAATCAAAAATACAAGCAGCAGCTCAGAGCAGTAAAGGAGTCATAGTTCAAAAATCCACAATGAAACAAAAAGAAAGGGGAAATAAGCAAACTGACCAATACAGCAACTAATCCATGGATGCAGGACACCAGGTCCTTGAACAATTCCGGTGATCTCGAACGAAGCATTAAGAAGAGATGCCACCCAAAAAGCATATACTCAGGAGTACTAGTCGATGATTCAGGCTCCTGCTCAGTAGTTCCACCCGAGAACAGTTCGTTATATGCTCTGCGGTAGAACCTGGCATTTCACGAGAACGTTGACAAGAGTTATCATACCATATTTGATTATGAACCACTAGACAAACTAAACTGTTACAGATACAGATTATATATCACTATATCAGTAGCCGTAATTAGTAACACACCGATAGAAATTTATGAGCATCGCATATCAACAAGACAAAATTACCGGCAATCTTGCTATTATTAAACTGAGAAGAAAGGTGCATTGCAACATTTACCTGCTTGCCTCTTTCAGAAGAACTGTCACACCCTCCAATTGCTTCGGCTGGATTCGCAAGTCCGGATACCAATGCAGAAACAAAACCAAGTTAGTTCCTCCCTAACCCTCCATCTCTACAGAGCAAACCAAACAAACCAAGACCAACTGCAGGGGGCGGATCCGATAAACTTTTGCAGCAAAACCGAATTCGACAGGGCATTAAACATGTAGTACACGCTTGTGATAATTAGATAAGATCCGAGTACACACCAAATAGCTTAGGTTAGGGTTTGGGACCTCGGCATCGCGCAGGAGAGAGGGGGGGAGGGAAGAGGAGGGGTGGGCATACCTGTTGGGTGCTCGTCGACGGCGAAGGGTCCGGCGAAGACATGGCGAAGGGGTCCGGCGAAGAAGCCTGGGCACCTGGCGTAGGGGCGGCGGCCTCTAGGGTCGTCGATCGCAGGAAGGAAagagagagagcgcgcgcgcAGGGGGTGAATGAACGGGAAAAGAAATAGACGGAGTTGCTCCTCAACGGTACAGCGAGCGTGGTGGTATGCGGAGCGGAAGGCTAGATCTACGGGAGCCCGGCGCACGGCACGGAGACGGAGACAAGTCAAGGCTGCCCGTAACCGTAAACGCGCACTGACGGTTACGGCCCAGGTAGGCCACTAGCGAGGGGCGTGGGGGGGAGACGTGTTGGGCCCTATCTACGTGAGCCGTGGATTAGGGATAGGGACGTTGGCAACAAGGCTCTCTCACAGAGGTCCATTTGACCTATTTCTTGTCCGGATATTTTATCTGTCCATATCTCTATCTATATTAATATATTTAatttaatatatataataataacttccctatattaattatatatatgtCAATTATATTAATTAGTTATAAAAACACAGGTCAGCTTCATCATTAAAGCTTTTTTTTAACAACTTCACAGGCAGAATTCTCGATGAAGCGAAGATTTGTTTAGAAAAACTAATTAGCAAAACGGCTTCACTAACAGCTTCATGCATGGCTTGGAGagggaaaagagagagagaaccgTGAAAAACTACTCTGAactatgttcatactatctttattttaaattataagatgttttaacCTTTTTAGATATATATGCTATGTCTAGACATATAATAAAAACAATATATTTAGAAAAGTCAAAATGTTTATAATTTAAAACAAAGGAAGTATATGCAATGCATTCTAGATTAAGGATGGATTAAGAATGAAAGGAAATGAACGTAATGCTCCTCCATCGCACAAACTAATACATGCATGTTCAggtagcctaaataatgagGGATGAGACTAGATTACCTGAAAAATGCTTTATATATATGGGGAAAAATGATACATTTCATGGAAATTGTTTATTTTCTAAGTTCattcttaaggccttgtttggatgttgtcgtattcacttcaatccatgtgtgttggtgtggattgaggtggaatGTAGTTCAAGTCcaactccaatccacctcaacacatgtggattggtgtgaatccgacaacatccaaacaagacagTTAAGGGCGTGTTTGGTTTACATCCACGCATTGTTGCATCGCGCTGAACCTTCCAAACTCTATTTTTGGCTCGTTTGGTTCATTGCATGAGTTGCGGCATGTCGCGGTTTCGCCATCACTTGCCACTTCATTTTCGACGTCCGCATATTAGTTGCAGCTTGCAGCGGCTGTAAACCAAACGCACCCATCCTAGTGCAGTCACAATTCATGATGCTTCTACTAGTAGATGGCGATGGTAAGTTTGCGCCGTGAATCATTCTAGACAGCACggtaaaaggaaaaggaaaaaataaTGTGAAACTGTGTGAAACATGTCAAAATGTATGATATCGCTAGCAAATTACAAATCATAGGGCAATAATGTTTGATTTTGATATCCTTTAGTATGAATTTCGTTATAGTTCAGTGTTGATCCTAGATGCTATGCCACTACTCTCGTGTAGGGTTGGCTATTAGTCCCCCCAAAAAAAGTCACTTTTACTTTCCCATAATCTTTAACTAAATATGTACAAAAGAGTATCAATATTTATAGTGTATAATGAATATTGTTGGATTAATtgttaaatatattttatattgATATAATAAAATTAAGAAAGTTTAATCAGTATGCAACATGTTTTTCTATGTGGTTTATTTAGAGCATCTCCGAAAGTTTTAAAAAAGCAATTGGTACAGTGAGTTTTCAAAGTGGCTAAAAAAGTTTGGAGCATATCTATTGTATTTCTTCAATAGTTTATAATATCTCTATcctaaaatatacaaaacaatTTTACATTAGCAATCTCATATTATTAATAAATCATCTTAACTTTTATATTTTATCTCTCTTGTATATTTGCATCAAGAATCTATTCTGCCTTTTATTTTTCCTACATTCTTCGACCTTCAGATTTGCTAATGAATACGTGCTCATTTATCCACACGGTTAAGTCGAGTTTCTAGTGCAAAAAGATTAGAAATTGATATAAGAAGTTGTTGGATAATAGTTTTTTTCAATATTATCAAAAATATACAACAAAAATATATAGACTGGAAATGACGTCGGATAGTGACTTCAATGAATGCGCTTACAAACAGGACTACGGTTGTTGCTTGCCTCAAGGCCCACCCCTgtacttgtcaaaaaaaaaggcCCACCAAAATCAAAACACTCAAGAGAAACATTTGGAAAAGTATTATTCGtcgatttattataaaaaaaaattttaGTTAAATGACTAGTAGATTCAATAGAAGTGCTCAAGTAATTGTTGCCGTTTTTTTGGAGAACCGCTGAAATGGATCTGCTAAAAGATCTGAATTGGTTCCCATAAAAAGTTGCAAGTTAGGCTCGGCTTTAGGATCGTTTTATGTCGAACGAAGTAAAATGAAATAGCTCCACTGTCTCTAAAAATATACTTTCACAAAGCTTTAGGATGCGATTGAGTCAAAAATAGTGGTTTTCCTGGCTTCAACTAGCCTACGTGGTATTTAGCTGTTTTGCTAAACGATTTACCAAAACGactgagcatctccaagagtttgtcaAAATTGACTTGTCAAATCTTGTGTTTTGGCAACTCGCTAAAATACATGACAAGTGAAATAATATAGGCTCTTCAATAATTTACCATTTGAACTtggtaaaattaaaaaaatagacCCACAATTTGATCAGATTCAACTGttttggtccagcggagcaatggCGCTCTCTGACCGCTCCCATAAGTCACTCCTACCGAGCTTCCTCTACtccccggcggcggcgaggtccTTCGCAGGCGCCTCCCGCTTTCCCGCCTCGCCCGCCACGGCGGTTGCCTCGGCCCCGAGTGTAGCGGGAGGTGACACCCTGTCGTTCACGA is a window from the Sorghum bicolor cultivar BTx623 chromosome 5, Sorghum_bicolor_NCBIv3, whole genome shotgun sequence genome containing:
- the LOC8056978 gene encoding retinoblastoma-related protein 1; the encoded protein is MSSPDPSPSTSTQQPKQLEGVTVLLKEASRFYRRAYNELFSGGTTEQEPESSTSTPEYMLFGWHLFLMLRSRSPELFKDLVSCIHGLVAVLAILLIHVPAKFRRFMIDGSSHLIKQNEKGMDLIASLCHNYHASEECVKEMMDKSHKAIEDIFGTKALSASEGKTENLDKIDTDGLMYFKGLIDTECFQSNLEKMEKLCNPNSCEGELDYKSILINNDYIPCAENSPGDSTNLGHSKRVFEILASPTKTIKNMLTVPSSPLSPATGGSVKILQMTPVTSAMTTAKWLREVISSLPEKPSSKLQQLLSSCDRDLTNAVTERVSIVLEAIFPTKSSADRGGSLGISCANAFDIPWAEARKMEASKLYYRVLEAICRAELQNNNVNNLTPLLSNERFHRCLIACSAELVLATHKPVFMMFPAVLDSTGLTAFDLSKIIENFVRHEETLPRQLKRHLNSLEQQLLESMVWEKGSSLYNSLIVARPSVTSEIKRLGLLAEPMPSLDDLVARQNIHVEGLPATPSKKRAAGPDDNADPRSPKRSCNESRNTVVEHNLQTPPPKQSHMVSTSLKAKCHPLQSTFESPTVSNPVGGNEKCADVTIKIFFSKILKLAAVRIRNLCERLQHVELTERVYNVFNQILDQQTTLFFNRHIDQLILCCLYGVAKVCKLEPSFKELLNNYRKEAQCKPEVFSNVYIGSRNRNDVLVSRHVDIITFYNEVFVPAAKSFLVSLISSGTRPEDKKNASGQIPGSPKPSPLPNLPDLSPKKVSASHNVYVSPLQQAKVFFFLILRFTFYRTLMCQQQHQ